A single region of the Cucumis melo cultivar AY chromosome 3, USDA_Cmelo_AY_1.0, whole genome shotgun sequence genome encodes:
- the LOC103496427 gene encoding uncharacterized protein LOC103496427, with the protein MSNQKSFNEYQSFSEKKNGILSLALPHPLRCCLAATILCFVQLILSPNPKFRFFLRQIARSGAPTPPLLSSFQHWFKNWQELRKHKLTASTFAGAIGFWPRRRAQLWLEKLGAIEPFCGNLATCWSNMKEEEALERYKLITGNSVLFPEFQVYGKANSEDDWLAASPDGAIDKMVYGLPSRGVLEIKCPFFNGDMRNASPWSQVPRYCIPQAQGLMEIMDRDWMDFYVWTPNGSSLFRLYRDPEYWDVLKIALSDFWWKHVQPAREICSKYVITNPLIELKSFRPSPRHELCSYIVCESRRVVNNSKLLLREFDGRLQT; encoded by the exons ATGTCCAATCAAAAATCATTTAATGAATATCAGTCGttcagtgaaaaaaaaaatggtattttg TCGCTCGCTCTCCCTCACCCGTTGCGTTGTTGCCTTGCCGCTACGATACTTTGTTTTGTACAACTTATCCTCAGTCCAAACCCAAAATTTAGGTTTTTTCTTCGACAAATTGCTCGCTCGGGAGCTCCCACCCCGCCATTGTTAAG TAGTTTTCAGCATTGGTTCAAAAATTGGCAAGAGCTTCGAAAGCATAAGTTAACAGCAAGTACTTTTGCTGGGGCAATTGGGTTTTGGCCTCGTCGAAGGGCTCAACTATGGTTGGAGAAACTTGGCGCAATTGAACCATTTTGTGGTAATCTTGCTACTTGTTGGagtaatatgaaagaagaagaagctctCGAAAGATACAAGCTTATTACTGGAAACTCTGTTTTGTTTCCTGAATTTCAAGTCTATGGTAAAGCAAACTCGGAAGATGATTGGTTGGCTGCTTCACCTGATGGTGCAATTGATAAAATGGTTTATGGATTGCCTTCACGAGGTGTGTTGGAGATTAAGTGCCCATTTTTTAATGGTGATATGAGAAATGCTTCGCCATGGTCACAAGTTCCTCGTTACTGTATTCCTCAGGCTCAAGGTTTGATGGAAATAATGGATAGAGATTGGATGGACTTTTATGTTTGGACTCCTAATGGCAGTAGTTTGTTTAGATTGTATCGAGATCCCGAATATTGGGACGTCTTGAAGATTGCTTTGTCGGATTTTTGGTGGAAGCATGTTCAACCTGCAAGGGAGATATGTAGTAAATATGTCATTACAAATCCCCTCATTGAGCTTAAGTCCTTTAGGCCATCACCCAGGCATGAACTGTGTAGTTATATAGTTTGTGAGAGCAGACGGGTTGTCAATAATTCTAAGTTGCTCTTGCGTGAATTTGATGGGAGACTTCAAACCTAA